A genome region from Cervus canadensis isolate Bull #8, Minnesota chromosome 10, ASM1932006v1, whole genome shotgun sequence includes the following:
- the MYH7B gene encoding myosin-7B isoform X2, with protein MEAFGNAKTLRNDNSSRFGKFIRIHFGPSGKLASADIDSYLLEKSRVIFQLPGERGYHVYYQILSGKKPELQDMLLLSMNPYDYHFCSQGVITVDNMDDGEELMATDHAMDILGFSVEEKCACYKIVGALLHFGNMKFKQKQREEQAEADGTESADKAAYLMGVSSGDLLKGLLHPRVRVGNEYVTKGQSVEQVVFAVGALAKATYDRLFRWLVSRINQTLDTKLPRQFFIGVLDIAGFEIFEFNSFEQLCINFTNEKLQQFFNQHMFVLEQEEYKREGIDWVFIDFGLDLQPCIDLIEKPLGILSILEEECMFPKASDASFRAKLYDNHAGKSPNFQQPRPDKKRKYQAHFEVVHYAGVVPYSIVGWLEKNKDPLNETVVPIFQKSQNKLLATLYENYAGSCSTEPPKSGVKEKRKKAASFQTVSQLHKENLNKLMTNLRATQPHFVRCIVPNENKTPGVMDAFLVLHQLRCNGVLEGIRICRQGFPNRLLYTDFRQRYRILNPSAIPDDTFMDSRKATEKLLGSLDIDHTQYQFGHTKVFFKAGLLGVLEELRDQRLAKVLTLLQARSRGRLMRLEYQRLLGGRDALFTIQWNIRAFNAVKNWSWMKLFFKMKPLLRSAQAEEELAALRAELRGLRGALATAEAKRQELEETHVSVTQEKNDLALQLQAEQENLADAEERCHLLIKSKVQLEAKVKELSERLEDEEEVNADLAARRRKLEDECTELKKDIDDLELTLAKAEKEKQATENKVKNLTEEMAALDESVVRLTKEKKALQEAHQQALGDLQAEEDRVSALAKAKVRLEQQVEDLECSLEQEKKLRMDTERAKRKLEGDLKLTQESVADAAQDKQQLEEKLKKKDSELSQLNLRVEDEQLLGAQLQKKIKELQARAEELEEELEAERAARARVEKQRAEAARELEELSERLEEAGGASAGQREGCRKREAELGRLRRELEEAALRHEATVAALRRKQADSTAELGEQVDSLQRVRQKLEKEKSELRMEVDDLSANVETLARGKASAEKLCRAYEDQLSEAKIKVEELQRQLADASTQRGRLQTESGELSRLLEEKESLISQLSRGKALATQSLEELRRQLEEESKAKSALAHAVQALRHDCDLLREQHEEEAEAQAELQRLLSKANAEVAQWRSKYEADAIQRTEELEEAKKKLALRLQEAEEGVEAAHAKCSSLEKAKLRLQTESEDVTLELERATSAAAALDKKQRHLERALEERRRQEEEMQRELEAAQREARSLGTELFRLRHSHEEALEALETLRRENKNLQEEISDLTDQVGLSGKSVQELEKAKKALEGEKSELQAALEEAEGALELEETKTLRIQLELSQVKAEVDRKLAEKDEECTNLRRNHQRAVESLQASLDAETRARNEALRLKKKMEGDLNDLELQLGHATRQATEAQAATRLLQAQLKEEQAGRDEEQRLAAELREQAQALERRAALLAAELEELRAALEQGERSRRLAEQELLEATERLNLLHSQNTGLLNQKKKLEVDLAQLSGEVEEAAQERREAEEKAKKAITDAAMMAEELKKEQDTSTHLERMKKTLEQTVRELQARLEEAEQAALRGGKKQVQKLEAKVRELEAELDAEQKKHAEALKGVRKHERRVKELAYQAEEDRKNLARMQDLVDKLQSKVKSYKRQFEEAEQQANTNLAKYRKAQHELDDAEERADMAETQANKLRARTRDALGPKHKQ; from the exons ATGGAGGCTTTCGGCAATGCCAAGACCCTGCGCAATGACAACTCGTCCCGCTTT GGCAAGTTCATCCGCATTCACTTTGGTCCCTCTGGGAAGCTGGCATCCGCGGATATTGACAGCT atctcctggagaagtcaCGGGTGATCTTCCAGCTGCCCGGCGAGCGAGGCTACCACGTCTACTACCAGATCCTTTCAGGGAAGAAGCCAGAGCTGCAGG ACATGCTGCTTCTGTCTATGAACCCCTACGACTACCACTTCTGCAGCCAGGGCGTCATCACCGTGGACAACATGGATGACGGGGAGGAGCTCATGGCCACTGAT cacGCCATGGACATCCTGGGCTTCAGCGTGGAGGAGAAGTGCGCCTGCTATAAGATCGTGGGGGCCCTCCTGCACTTCGGCAACATGAAATTCAAGCAGAAGCAGCGGGAGGAGCAGGCTGAGGCCGACGGCACTGAGA GTGCTGACAAGGCTGCCTACCTGATGGGAGTCAGCAGCGGGGACCTCCTCAAAGGCCTTCTGCACCCCCGAGTGCGTGTGGGGAATGAGTATGTGACCAAGGGTCAGAGCGTGGAGCAG GTGGTGTTTGCTGTGGGGGCTCTGGCCAAGGCCACCTACGACCGGCTGTTCCGCTGGCTGGTGTCTCGGATCAACCAGACTCTGGACACCAAGCTGCCGCGTCAGTTCTTCATCGGCGTCCTGGACATTGCAGGTTTTGAGATCTTTGAG TTTAACAGCTTCGAACAGCTGTGTATCAACTTCACCAATGAGAAGCTGCAGCAGTTCTTCAACCAGCACATGTTTGTGCTGGAGCAGGAGGAGTACAAGCGGGAAGGCATTGACTGGGTCTTCATTGACTTCGGCCTGGACCTGCAGCCCTGCATTGACCTCATCGAGAAG CCGCTGGGCATCCTGTCCATCCTGGAGGAGGAGTGCATGTTCCCCAAGGCCTCAGATGCCAGCTTCCGGGCCAAGCTCTATGATAACCATGCGGGGAAGTCGCCCAATTTCCAGCAGCCACGGCCTGACAAGAAGCGCAAGTACCAGGCCCACTTTGAGGTGGTCCACTATGCAGGCGTG GTGCCTTACAGCATCGTGGGCTGGCTGGAGAAAAACAAGGATCCGCTGAATGAGACGGTGGTCCCCATCTTCCAGAAGTCGCAGAACAAGCTCTTGGCTACTCTGTATGAGAACTACGCTGGCTCCTGCTCTA CTGAGCCCCCCAAGTCCGGGGTGAAAGAGAAGCGTAAGAAGGCAGCATCATTCCAGACGGTGTCCCAGCTGCACAAG gagAACCTCAACAAGCTGATGACCAATCTGCGGGCCACGCAGCCCCATTTTGTCCGTTGCATCGTCCCCAATGAGAACAAGACCCCAG GGGTCATGGACGCCTTCCTGGTGCTGCACCAGTTGCGCTGCAATGGGGTGCTGGAGGGGATCCGGATCTGCCGACAGGGGTTCCCCAACAGGCTGCTCTACACTGACTTCCGGCAGCG GTACCGCATCCTGAACCCCAGTGCCATCCCGGACGACACCTTCATGGACAGCAGGAAGGCTACAGAGAAGCTGCTGGGCTCGCTGGACATCGACCACACCCAGTACCAGTTTGGCCACACCAAG GTGTTCTTCAAGGCTGGGCTCCTAGGCGTCTTGGAGGAGCTTCGCGACCAGCGTCTGGCCAAGGTCCTGACGCTGCTGCAGGCACGGAGCCGGGGCCGCCTGATGCGCCTGGAGTACCAGCGCCTGCTTGGAGGCAG GGATGCCCTGTTCACCATCCAGTGGAACATCCGTGCCTTCAACGCTGTCAAGAATTGGTCATGGATGAAGCTCTTTTTCAAGATGAAGCCGCTGCTCCGCTCGGCGCAGGCTGAGGAGGAGCTGGCAGCCTTGCGGGCAGAGCTGCGGGGGCTGCGGGGGGCCCTGGCCACCGCCGAGGCCAAGcgccaggagctggaggagacaCACGTCAGCGTCACCCAGGAGAAGAACGACCTGGCCCTGCAGCTGCAGGCG GAGCAGGAAAACCTGGCGGATGCCGAGGAGCGCTGCCACTTGCTCATCAAGTCCAAGGTGCAGCTGGAGGCGAAGGTGAAGGAGCTGAGCGAGCGGctggaggatgaggaggaagtGAACGCAGACCTGGCTGCCCGCCGCCGCAAGCTGGAGGACGAATGCACGGAGCTCAAGAAGGACATCGATGACCTGGAGCTGACGCTGGCCAAGGCCGAGAAGGAGAAGCAAGCCACGGAGAATAAG GTGAAGAACTTGACGGAGGAGATGGCGGCGCTGGACGAGTCTGTGGTCCGGCTGACCAAGGAGAAGAAGGCCTTGCAGGAGGCCCACCAGCAGGCCCTGGGTGACCTGCAGGCTGAGGAGGATCGTGTGAGTGCGCTGGCCAAGGCCAAGGTCCGGCTGGAGCAGCAGGTGGAAGAC CTGGAGTGCTCCCTGGAGCAAGAGAAGAAGCTGCGCATGGACACGGAGCGGGCCAAACGCAAGCTCGAGGGGGACCTGAAGCTGACGCAGGAGTCAGTGGCAGATGCTGCCCAGGACAAGCAACAGCTGGAGGAGAAGCTCAAGAA GAAGGACTCGGAGCTGAGTCAGCTGAACCTGCGGGTGGAGGATGAGCAGCTCCTTGGAGCCCAGCTGCAGAAGAAGATCAAGGAGCTGCAG GCTCGGGCCGAGGAGCTGGAAGAGGAGCTGGAGGCCGAGCGGGCGGCCCGGGCCCGCGTGGAGAAGCAGCGGGCAGAGGCGGCCCGGGAGCTGGAGGAGCTGAGCGAACGGCTGGAGGAGGCGGGCGGTGCGTCGGCTGGGCAGCGCGAGGGCTGCCGGAAGCGCGAGGCCGAGCTGGGCCGGCTGCGGcgggagctggaggaggcagCCCTGCGGCATGAGGCCACGGTGGCGGCCCTGCGGCGCAAGCAGGCAGACAGCACGGCCGAGCTGGGCGAGCAGGTGGACAGCCTGCAGCGGGTGCGGcagaagctggaaaaggagaAGAGCGAGCTCCGAATGGAGGTGGATGATCTGAGCGCCAACGTGGAGACCCTGGCCCGCGGCAAG GCCAGTGCAGAGAAGCTGTGCCGGGCATATGAGGATCAGCTGAGCGAGGCCAAGATCAAGGTGGAGGAGCTACAGCGGCAGCTGGCAGATGCGAGCACCCAGCGTGGGCGGCTGCAAACCGAGAGTG GGGAGCTGAGCCGCCTGCTGGAAGAGAAGGAGTCTCTGATTAGCCAGCTGAGCCGCGGGAAGGCCTTGGCCACCCAGAGCCTGGAGGAACTGCGGCGGCAGCTGGAGGAAGAGAGCAAG GCCAAGAGTGCGCTGGCTCACGCTGTGCAGGCTTTGCGGCACGACTGTGACCTCCTGCGGGAGCAACACGAGGAGGAGGCCGAGGCCCAGGCAGAGCTGCAGAGGCTGCTGTCCAAGGCCAACGCCGAGGTGGCCCAGTGGAGGAGCAAGTATGAGGCGGATGCCATCCAGAGGACTGAGGAACTGGAGGAGGCCAA AAAGAAGCTGGCGCTGCGactgcaggaggcagaggagggggtTGAGGCCGCTCACGCCAAGTGCTCATCGCTGGAGAAGGCCAAGCTGCGGCTGCAGACTGAGTCGGAGGACGTGACCCTGGAGCTGGAGCGGGCGACCTCGGCGGCCGCGGCGCTGGACAAGAAGCAGCGGCACTTGGAGCGGGCGCTGGAGGAGCGGCGGcggcaggaggaggagatgcaGCGGGAGCTGGAGGCGGCCCAGAGGGAGGCCCGCAGCCTGGGCACCGAGCTCTTCCGGCTGAGGCACAGCCACGAGGAGGCCCTGGAGGCCCTGGAAACGCTCCGGCGGGAGAACAAGAACCTGCAGG AGGAGATCAGTGACCTCACAGACCAGGTCGGCCTCAGTGGGAAGAGCGTCCAGGAGCTGGAGAAAGCCAAGAAGGCGCTGGAAGGAGAGAAGAGTGAGCTCCAGGCGGCGCTGGAGGAGGCCGAG GGGGCCCTGGAGCTGGAGGAGACCAAGACTCTGCGGATCCAGCTGGAGCTTTCCCAGGTCAAGGCTGAGGTGGACCGGAAGCTGGCAGAGAAAGACGAGGAGTGTACTAACCTGAG GCGCAACCACCAGCGGGCAGTGGAATCCCTGCAGGCCTCCCTGGATGCAGAGACTCGGGCCCGCAACGAGGCGCTGCGGCTCAAGAAGAAGATGGAGGGCGACCTCAACGACCTGGAGCTGCAGCTGGGCCATGCCACCCGCCAGGCCACGGAGGCTCAGGCCGCCACGCGGCTGCTGCAGGCCCAGCTCAAGGAGGAGCAGGCGGGGCGGGACGAGGAGCAGCGGCTGGCGGCCGAGCTCCGCGAGCAGGCCCAGGCCCTGGAGCGGCGGGCCGCCCTGCTGGCCGCGGAGCTGGAAGAGCTGCGGGCCGCCCTGGAGCAGGGCGAGCGCAGCCGGCGGCTGGCGGAGCAAGAGCTGCTGGAAGCCACCGAGCGCCTCAACCTCCTGCATTCCCAG aacacaggtctcctgaacCAGAAAAAGAAGCTGGAGGTGGATTTGGCCCAGCTGAgtggggaggtggaggaggcCGCCCAGGAAAGGCGGGAAGCTGAGGAGAAGGCCAAAAAGGCCATCACTGAT GCGGCCATGATGGCGGAGGAGCTGAAGAAGGAGCAGGACACAAGCACACACCTGGAACGGATGAAGAAGACTCTGGAGCAGACGGTGCGGGAGCTGCAGGCCCGGCTGGAGGAGGCAGAACAAGCCGCCCTCCGGGGCGGGAAGAAGCAGGTGCAGAAGCTGGAGGCCAAG GTGCGGGAGCTGGAGGCCGAGCTGGACGCAGAGCAGAAGAAGCACGCAGAGGCCCTCAAAGGGGTGCGGAAGCATGAACGCCGGGTCAAGGAGCTCGCGTACCAG GCCGAGGAGGACAGGAAGAACCTGGCTCGCATGCAGGACCTGGTGGACAAGCTGCAGAGCAAGGTCAAAAGCTACAAACGTCAGTTTGAAGAGGCG GAGCAGCAGGCCAACACTAACCTGGCCAAGTATCGAAAGGCCCAGCATGAGCTGGACGACGCAGAGGAGCGGGCAGACATGGCGGAAACCCAGGCCAACAAGCTGCGGGCACGCACCCGGGATGCCCTGGGCCCCAAG CACAAGCAGTGA
- the MYH7B gene encoding myosin-7B isoform X1 → MMDVSELGESARYLRQGYHEQMKVHTVLWDGKKRVWVPDEQDAYVEAEVKSEATGGRVNVETKDQKVLTVREAELQPMNPPRFDLLEDMAMMTHLNEASVLHNLRQRYARWMIYTYSGLFCVTINPYKWLPVYTASVVAAYKGKRRSEAPPHIYAVADNAYNDMLRNRENQSMLITGESGAGKTVNTKRVIQYFAIVAALGDGPGKKAQFLATKTGGTLEDQIIEANPAMEAFGNAKTLRNDNSSRFGKFIRIHFGPSGKLASADIDSYLLEKSRVIFQLPGERGYHVYYQILSGKKPELQDMLLLSMNPYDYHFCSQGVITVDNMDDGEELMATDHAMDILGFSVEEKCACYKIVGALLHFGNMKFKQKQREEQAEADGTESADKAAYLMGVSSGDLLKGLLHPRVRVGNEYVTKGQSVEQVVFAVGALAKATYDRLFRWLVSRINQTLDTKLPRQFFIGVLDIAGFEIFEFNSFEQLCINFTNEKLQQFFNQHMFVLEQEEYKREGIDWVFIDFGLDLQPCIDLIEKPLGILSILEEECMFPKASDASFRAKLYDNHAGKSPNFQQPRPDKKRKYQAHFEVVHYAGVVPYSIVGWLEKNKDPLNETVVPIFQKSQNKLLATLYENYAGSCSTEPPKSGVKEKRKKAASFQTVSQLHKENLNKLMTNLRATQPHFVRCIVPNENKTPGVMDAFLVLHQLRCNGVLEGIRICRQGFPNRLLYTDFRQRYRILNPSAIPDDTFMDSRKATEKLLGSLDIDHTQYQFGHTKVFFKAGLLGVLEELRDQRLAKVLTLLQARSRGRLMRLEYQRLLGGRDALFTIQWNIRAFNAVKNWSWMKLFFKMKPLLRSAQAEEELAALRAELRGLRGALATAEAKRQELEETHVSVTQEKNDLALQLQAEQENLADAEERCHLLIKSKVQLEAKVKELSERLEDEEEVNADLAARRRKLEDECTELKKDIDDLELTLAKAEKEKQATENKVKNLTEEMAALDESVVRLTKEKKALQEAHQQALGDLQAEEDRVSALAKAKVRLEQQVEDLECSLEQEKKLRMDTERAKRKLEGDLKLTQESVADAAQDKQQLEEKLKKKDSELSQLNLRVEDEQLLGAQLQKKIKELQARAEELEEELEAERAARARVEKQRAEAARELEELSERLEEAGGASAGQREGCRKREAELGRLRRELEEAALRHEATVAALRRKQADSTAELGEQVDSLQRVRQKLEKEKSELRMEVDDLSANVETLARGKASAEKLCRAYEDQLSEAKIKVEELQRQLADASTQRGRLQTESGELSRLLEEKESLISQLSRGKALATQSLEELRRQLEEESKAKSALAHAVQALRHDCDLLREQHEEEAEAQAELQRLLSKANAEVAQWRSKYEADAIQRTEELEEAKKKLALRLQEAEEGVEAAHAKCSSLEKAKLRLQTESEDVTLELERATSAAAALDKKQRHLERALEERRRQEEEMQRELEAAQREARSLGTELFRLRHSHEEALEALETLRRENKNLQEEISDLTDQVGLSGKSVQELEKAKKALEGEKSELQAALEEAEGALELEETKTLRIQLELSQVKAEVDRKLAEKDEECTNLRRNHQRAVESLQASLDAETRARNEALRLKKKMEGDLNDLELQLGHATRQATEAQAATRLLQAQLKEEQAGRDEEQRLAAELREQAQALERRAALLAAELEELRAALEQGERSRRLAEQELLEATERLNLLHSQNTGLLNQKKKLEVDLAQLSGEVEEAAQERREAEEKAKKAITDAAMMAEELKKEQDTSTHLERMKKTLEQTVRELQARLEEAEQAALRGGKKQVQKLEAKVRELEAELDAEQKKHAEALKGVRKHERRVKELAYQAEEDRKNLARMQDLVDKLQSKVKSYKRQFEEAEQQANTNLAKYRKAQHELDDAEERADMAETQANKLRARTRDALGPKHKQ, encoded by the exons ATGATGGATGTGAGTGAACTTGGGGAGTCTGCACGCTACCTCCGCCAGGGCTACCACGAGCAGATGAAGGTGCACACCGTCCTGTGGGATG GGAAGAAGCGGGTCTGGGTACCTGATGAACAGGATGCGTACGTGGAGGCTGAGGTCAAGTCGGAAGCCACTGGGGGCAGAGTCAACGTGGAGACCAAAGACCAGAAG GTGCTGACGGTTCGCGAGGCTGAGCTGCAGCCCATGAACCCGCCCCGCTTCGACTTGCTGGAGGACATGGCCATGATGACGCACCTCAACGAGGCATCCGTACTGCACAACCTGCGCCAGCGTTATGCTCGCTGGATGATCTAT ACATACTCGGGCCTCTTCTGTGTCACCATCAACCCCTACAAATGGCTCCCGGTCTATACAGCCTCCGTGGTAGCCGCTTACAAGGGAAAGCGCCGCTCGGAGGCCCCGCCCCACATATACGCGGTGGCGGATAACGCCTACAATGACATGCTGCGCA ACCGAGAGAACCAGTCCATGCTGATCAC GGGAGAATCGGGGGCCGGTAAGACCGTTAACACCAAGCGGGTCATTCAGTACTTTGCCATCGTCGCTGCCCTGGGAGACGGGCCGGGCAAGAAGGCC caATTTCTGGCCACGAAGACTGGG GGCACCCTCGAGGATCAGATCATCGAGGCTAACCCTGCCATGGAGGCTTTCGGCAATGCCAAGACCCTGCGCAATGACAACTCGTCCCGCTTT GGCAAGTTCATCCGCATTCACTTTGGTCCCTCTGGGAAGCTGGCATCCGCGGATATTGACAGCT atctcctggagaagtcaCGGGTGATCTTCCAGCTGCCCGGCGAGCGAGGCTACCACGTCTACTACCAGATCCTTTCAGGGAAGAAGCCAGAGCTGCAGG ACATGCTGCTTCTGTCTATGAACCCCTACGACTACCACTTCTGCAGCCAGGGCGTCATCACCGTGGACAACATGGATGACGGGGAGGAGCTCATGGCCACTGAT cacGCCATGGACATCCTGGGCTTCAGCGTGGAGGAGAAGTGCGCCTGCTATAAGATCGTGGGGGCCCTCCTGCACTTCGGCAACATGAAATTCAAGCAGAAGCAGCGGGAGGAGCAGGCTGAGGCCGACGGCACTGAGA GTGCTGACAAGGCTGCCTACCTGATGGGAGTCAGCAGCGGGGACCTCCTCAAAGGCCTTCTGCACCCCCGAGTGCGTGTGGGGAATGAGTATGTGACCAAGGGTCAGAGCGTGGAGCAG GTGGTGTTTGCTGTGGGGGCTCTGGCCAAGGCCACCTACGACCGGCTGTTCCGCTGGCTGGTGTCTCGGATCAACCAGACTCTGGACACCAAGCTGCCGCGTCAGTTCTTCATCGGCGTCCTGGACATTGCAGGTTTTGAGATCTTTGAG TTTAACAGCTTCGAACAGCTGTGTATCAACTTCACCAATGAGAAGCTGCAGCAGTTCTTCAACCAGCACATGTTTGTGCTGGAGCAGGAGGAGTACAAGCGGGAAGGCATTGACTGGGTCTTCATTGACTTCGGCCTGGACCTGCAGCCCTGCATTGACCTCATCGAGAAG CCGCTGGGCATCCTGTCCATCCTGGAGGAGGAGTGCATGTTCCCCAAGGCCTCAGATGCCAGCTTCCGGGCCAAGCTCTATGATAACCATGCGGGGAAGTCGCCCAATTTCCAGCAGCCACGGCCTGACAAGAAGCGCAAGTACCAGGCCCACTTTGAGGTGGTCCACTATGCAGGCGTG GTGCCTTACAGCATCGTGGGCTGGCTGGAGAAAAACAAGGATCCGCTGAATGAGACGGTGGTCCCCATCTTCCAGAAGTCGCAGAACAAGCTCTTGGCTACTCTGTATGAGAACTACGCTGGCTCCTGCTCTA CTGAGCCCCCCAAGTCCGGGGTGAAAGAGAAGCGTAAGAAGGCAGCATCATTCCAGACGGTGTCCCAGCTGCACAAG gagAACCTCAACAAGCTGATGACCAATCTGCGGGCCACGCAGCCCCATTTTGTCCGTTGCATCGTCCCCAATGAGAACAAGACCCCAG GGGTCATGGACGCCTTCCTGGTGCTGCACCAGTTGCGCTGCAATGGGGTGCTGGAGGGGATCCGGATCTGCCGACAGGGGTTCCCCAACAGGCTGCTCTACACTGACTTCCGGCAGCG GTACCGCATCCTGAACCCCAGTGCCATCCCGGACGACACCTTCATGGACAGCAGGAAGGCTACAGAGAAGCTGCTGGGCTCGCTGGACATCGACCACACCCAGTACCAGTTTGGCCACACCAAG GTGTTCTTCAAGGCTGGGCTCCTAGGCGTCTTGGAGGAGCTTCGCGACCAGCGTCTGGCCAAGGTCCTGACGCTGCTGCAGGCACGGAGCCGGGGCCGCCTGATGCGCCTGGAGTACCAGCGCCTGCTTGGAGGCAG GGATGCCCTGTTCACCATCCAGTGGAACATCCGTGCCTTCAACGCTGTCAAGAATTGGTCATGGATGAAGCTCTTTTTCAAGATGAAGCCGCTGCTCCGCTCGGCGCAGGCTGAGGAGGAGCTGGCAGCCTTGCGGGCAGAGCTGCGGGGGCTGCGGGGGGCCCTGGCCACCGCCGAGGCCAAGcgccaggagctggaggagacaCACGTCAGCGTCACCCAGGAGAAGAACGACCTGGCCCTGCAGCTGCAGGCG GAGCAGGAAAACCTGGCGGATGCCGAGGAGCGCTGCCACTTGCTCATCAAGTCCAAGGTGCAGCTGGAGGCGAAGGTGAAGGAGCTGAGCGAGCGGctggaggatgaggaggaagtGAACGCAGACCTGGCTGCCCGCCGCCGCAAGCTGGAGGACGAATGCACGGAGCTCAAGAAGGACATCGATGACCTGGAGCTGACGCTGGCCAAGGCCGAGAAGGAGAAGCAAGCCACGGAGAATAAG GTGAAGAACTTGACGGAGGAGATGGCGGCGCTGGACGAGTCTGTGGTCCGGCTGACCAAGGAGAAGAAGGCCTTGCAGGAGGCCCACCAGCAGGCCCTGGGTGACCTGCAGGCTGAGGAGGATCGTGTGAGTGCGCTGGCCAAGGCCAAGGTCCGGCTGGAGCAGCAGGTGGAAGAC CTGGAGTGCTCCCTGGAGCAAGAGAAGAAGCTGCGCATGGACACGGAGCGGGCCAAACGCAAGCTCGAGGGGGACCTGAAGCTGACGCAGGAGTCAGTGGCAGATGCTGCCCAGGACAAGCAACAGCTGGAGGAGAAGCTCAAGAA GAAGGACTCGGAGCTGAGTCAGCTGAACCTGCGGGTGGAGGATGAGCAGCTCCTTGGAGCCCAGCTGCAGAAGAAGATCAAGGAGCTGCAG GCTCGGGCCGAGGAGCTGGAAGAGGAGCTGGAGGCCGAGCGGGCGGCCCGGGCCCGCGTGGAGAAGCAGCGGGCAGAGGCGGCCCGGGAGCTGGAGGAGCTGAGCGAACGGCTGGAGGAGGCGGGCGGTGCGTCGGCTGGGCAGCGCGAGGGCTGCCGGAAGCGCGAGGCCGAGCTGGGCCGGCTGCGGcgggagctggaggaggcagCCCTGCGGCATGAGGCCACGGTGGCGGCCCTGCGGCGCAAGCAGGCAGACAGCACGGCCGAGCTGGGCGAGCAGGTGGACAGCCTGCAGCGGGTGCGGcagaagctggaaaaggagaAGAGCGAGCTCCGAATGGAGGTGGATGATCTGAGCGCCAACGTGGAGACCCTGGCCCGCGGCAAG GCCAGTGCAGAGAAGCTGTGCCGGGCATATGAGGATCAGCTGAGCGAGGCCAAGATCAAGGTGGAGGAGCTACAGCGGCAGCTGGCAGATGCGAGCACCCAGCGTGGGCGGCTGCAAACCGAGAGTG GGGAGCTGAGCCGCCTGCTGGAAGAGAAGGAGTCTCTGATTAGCCAGCTGAGCCGCGGGAAGGCCTTGGCCACCCAGAGCCTGGAGGAACTGCGGCGGCAGCTGGAGGAAGAGAGCAAG GCCAAGAGTGCGCTGGCTCACGCTGTGCAGGCTTTGCGGCACGACTGTGACCTCCTGCGGGAGCAACACGAGGAGGAGGCCGAGGCCCAGGCAGAGCTGCAGAGGCTGCTGTCCAAGGCCAACGCCGAGGTGGCCCAGTGGAGGAGCAAGTATGAGGCGGATGCCATCCAGAGGACTGAGGAACTGGAGGAGGCCAA AAAGAAGCTGGCGCTGCGactgcaggaggcagaggagggggtTGAGGCCGCTCACGCCAAGTGCTCATCGCTGGAGAAGGCCAAGCTGCGGCTGCAGACTGAGTCGGAGGACGTGACCCTGGAGCTGGAGCGGGCGACCTCGGCGGCCGCGGCGCTGGACAAGAAGCAGCGGCACTTGGAGCGGGCGCTGGAGGAGCGGCGGcggcaggaggaggagatgcaGCGGGAGCTGGAGGCGGCCCAGAGGGAGGCCCGCAGCCTGGGCACCGAGCTCTTCCGGCTGAGGCACAGCCACGAGGAGGCCCTGGAGGCCCTGGAAACGCTCCGGCGGGAGAACAAGAACCTGCAGG AGGAGATCAGTGACCTCACAGACCAGGTCGGCCTCAGTGGGAAGAGCGTCCAGGAGCTGGAGAAAGCCAAGAAGGCGCTGGAAGGAGAGAAGAGTGAGCTCCAGGCGGCGCTGGAGGAGGCCGAG GGGGCCCTGGAGCTGGAGGAGACCAAGACTCTGCGGATCCAGCTGGAGCTTTCCCAGGTCAAGGCTGAGGTGGACCGGAAGCTGGCAGAGAAAGACGAGGAGTGTACTAACCTGAG GCGCAACCACCAGCGGGCAGTGGAATCCCTGCAGGCCTCCCTGGATGCAGAGACTCGGGCCCGCAACGAGGCGCTGCGGCTCAAGAAGAAGATGGAGGGCGACCTCAACGACCTGGAGCTGCAGCTGGGCCATGCCACCCGCCAGGCCACGGAGGCTCAGGCCGCCACGCGGCTGCTGCAGGCCCAGCTCAAGGAGGAGCAGGCGGGGCGGGACGAGGAGCAGCGGCTGGCGGCCGAGCTCCGCGAGCAGGCCCAGGCCCTGGAGCGGCGGGCCGCCCTGCTGGCCGCGGAGCTGGAAGAGCTGCGGGCCGCCCTGGAGCAGGGCGAGCGCAGCCGGCGGCTGGCGGAGCAAGAGCTGCTGGAAGCCACCGAGCGCCTCAACCTCCTGCATTCCCAG aacacaggtctcctgaacCAGAAAAAGAAGCTGGAGGTGGATTTGGCCCAGCTGAgtggggaggtggaggaggcCGCCCAGGAAAGGCGGGAAGCTGAGGAGAAGGCCAAAAAGGCCATCACTGAT GCGGCCATGATGGCGGAGGAGCTGAAGAAGGAGCAGGACACAAGCACACACCTGGAACGGATGAAGAAGACTCTGGAGCAGACGGTGCGGGAGCTGCAGGCCCGGCTGGAGGAGGCAGAACAAGCCGCCCTCCGGGGCGGGAAGAAGCAGGTGCAGAAGCTGGAGGCCAAG GTGCGGGAGCTGGAGGCCGAGCTGGACGCAGAGCAGAAGAAGCACGCAGAGGCCCTCAAAGGGGTGCGGAAGCATGAACGCCGGGTCAAGGAGCTCGCGTACCAG GCCGAGGAGGACAGGAAGAACCTGGCTCGCATGCAGGACCTGGTGGACAAGCTGCAGAGCAAGGTCAAAAGCTACAAACGTCAGTTTGAAGAGGCG GAGCAGCAGGCCAACACTAACCTGGCCAAGTATCGAAAGGCCCAGCATGAGCTGGACGACGCAGAGGAGCGGGCAGACATGGCGGAAACCCAGGCCAACAAGCTGCGGGCACGCACCCGGGATGCCCTGGGCCCCAAG CACAAGCAGTGA